From Tachysurus fulvidraco isolate hzauxx_2018 chromosome 10, HZAU_PFXX_2.0, whole genome shotgun sequence, one genomic window encodes:
- the LOC113638168 gene encoding uncharacterized protein LOC113638168 isoform X1 codes for MSQILSLFTPPLLFGVFWPSILQITSADHVSVHPGENITLHCNISITTNYTQILWYQLGSEEVKLLISAEQGRLNKKFLPTYNVNESQFDITERCSLVIIDVRQTNLGFYYCEGRKDKTHIQFEKPIRLSFTEDHDTSSKHPDTELCTGSEMWITRIVCLISVLINLICMCVICYRFKGRSSSSSSSSSSSYCCSNIKGSTEKMDKQEENVHYASIQHKRKHRAASKKKTSSDLDCVTYATVNLQARRH; via the exons ATGTCCCAAATCCTGAGTCTGTTTACACCACCGCTGCTGTTTG GTGTTTTTTGGCCAAGTATCCTTCAGATCACTTCAGCTGATCACGTATCTGTCCATCCTGGAGAGAACATCACCCTGCACTGTAACATATCTATTACAACTAACTATACTCAGATACTGTGGTATCAACTGGGATCTGAGGAGGTGAAGCTGCTGATATCTGCTGAACAGGGGAGGCTGAATAAAAAGTTTCTTCCTACTTATAATGTGAACGAGAGTCAATTTGATATAACAGAAAGATGCAGTTTAGTGATTATTGACGTTAGACAGACAAACCTGGGATTTTATTACTGTGAAGGTCGAAAGGATAAGACACACATTCAGTTTGAGAAACCCATCAGACTGAGTTTTACAG AAGACCATGACACCTCGTCTAAGCATCCAGATACTGAGCTGTGTACAGGATCAGAGATGTGGATTACACggattgtgtgtctgatctctgtcCTAATAAACctcatctgtatgtgtgtgatctgCTACAGGTTCAAag gaaggtcatcatcatcatcatcatcatcatcatcatcatactgtTGCAGTAACATAAAAGGTTCCACTGAAAAGATGGATAAG cAGGAAGAAAATGTTCATTATGCCAGCATCCAACACAAAAGAAAGCACAGAGCAGCTTCTAAGAAAAAGACATCATCAGATTTGGACTGTGTGACGTACGCAACAGTTAACTTACAGGCTAGGAGACACTGA
- the LOC113638168 gene encoding uncharacterized protein LOC113638168 isoform X2: MSQILSLFTPPLLFGVFWPSILQITSADHVSVHPGENITLHCNISITTNYTQILWYQLGSEEVKLLISAEQGRLNKKFLPTYNVNESQFDITERCSLVIIDVRQTNLGFYYCEGRKDKTHIQFEKPIRLSFTEDHDTSSKHPDTELCTGSEMWITRIVCLISVLINLICMCVICYRFKGRSSSSSSSSSSSYCCSNIKGSTEKMDKEENVHYASIQHKRKHRAASKKKTSSDLDCVTYATVNLQARRH; the protein is encoded by the exons ATGTCCCAAATCCTGAGTCTGTTTACACCACCGCTGCTGTTTG GTGTTTTTTGGCCAAGTATCCTTCAGATCACTTCAGCTGATCACGTATCTGTCCATCCTGGAGAGAACATCACCCTGCACTGTAACATATCTATTACAACTAACTATACTCAGATACTGTGGTATCAACTGGGATCTGAGGAGGTGAAGCTGCTGATATCTGCTGAACAGGGGAGGCTGAATAAAAAGTTTCTTCCTACTTATAATGTGAACGAGAGTCAATTTGATATAACAGAAAGATGCAGTTTAGTGATTATTGACGTTAGACAGACAAACCTGGGATTTTATTACTGTGAAGGTCGAAAGGATAAGACACACATTCAGTTTGAGAAACCCATCAGACTGAGTTTTACAG AAGACCATGACACCTCGTCTAAGCATCCAGATACTGAGCTGTGTACAGGATCAGAGATGTGGATTACACggattgtgtgtctgatctctgtcCTAATAAACctcatctgtatgtgtgtgatctgCTACAGGTTCAAag gaaggtcatcatcatcatcatcatcatcatcatcatcatactgtTGCAGTAACATAAAAGGTTCCACTGAAAAGATGGATAAG GAAGAAAATGTTCATTATGCCAGCATCCAACACAAAAGAAAGCACAGAGCAGCTTCTAAGAAAAAGACATCATCAGATTTGGACTGTGTGACGTACGCAACAGTTAACTTACAGGCTAGGAGACACTGA
- the LOC113638192 gene encoding uncharacterized protein LOC113638192 isoform X2 gives MNVSSSCVFLCAVRLRRGFSSGLYSALMEVSCTHCKDNKRGIMSSFFYICIVWIAICIGVLDAEVLVSVSGLEKSTVILPCKLRVASETPYIRWSTDKDVFERSGKESFQGQGYEGRVDVPEDQLLKGDCSLKLKNLTLADMGVYKSYQAVRRFKRSAIVQEKWELLNSVELSVNGWLPPSYIFP, from the exons ATGAACGTTAGCAGTTCCTGCGTGTTTTTATGTGCGGTTCGTCTGAGACGTGGATTTTCGTCGGGTCTTTATTCCGCCTTAATGGAG GTGTcctgcacacactgtaaagACAATAAGAGAGGCATCATGAGCtcctttttttacatttgcattgtGTGGATCGCCATCTGTATCG GTGTCCTCGATGCAGAAGTTTTGGTTAGTGTATCTGGTCTCGAGAAGTCTACAGTTATCCTGCCGTGTAAACTGAGAGTTGCGAGTGAAACACCGTATATACGGTGGAGCACCGATAAGGACGTGTTTGAGCGGAGTGGTAAGGAGTCATTTCAGGGTCAAGGATATGAGGGTCGCGTGGACGTTCCTGAGGACCAGCTGCTTAAAGGGGACTGTTCCTTGAAGTTAAAAAATCTGACGCTTGCAGATATGGGTGTGTACAAGAGCTACCAGGCAGTGAGACGCTTTAAAAGATCTGCTATTGTGCAAGAGAAATGGGAGCTGCTCAACAGCGTTGAGCTCTCAGTAAACG GCTGGCTTCCTCCATCCTACATCTTTCCATGA
- the LOC113638192 gene encoding uncharacterized protein LOC113638192 isoform X1: MNVSSSCVFLCAVRLRRGFSSGLYSALMEVSCTHCKDNKRGIMSSFFYICIVWIAICIGVLDAEVLVSVSGLEKSTVILPCKLRVASETPYIRWSTDKDVFERSGKESFQGQGYEGRVDVPEDQLLKGDCSLKLKNLTLADMGVYKSYQAVRRFKRSAIVQEKWELLNSVELSVNEKKTAEKTFPEILVPTDDAGMNWPHSLVLVLSLLFCFLFH, translated from the exons ATGAACGTTAGCAGTTCCTGCGTGTTTTTATGTGCGGTTCGTCTGAGACGTGGATTTTCGTCGGGTCTTTATTCCGCCTTAATGGAG GTGTcctgcacacactgtaaagACAATAAGAGAGGCATCATGAGCtcctttttttacatttgcattgtGTGGATCGCCATCTGTATCG GTGTCCTCGATGCAGAAGTTTTGGTTAGTGTATCTGGTCTCGAGAAGTCTACAGTTATCCTGCCGTGTAAACTGAGAGTTGCGAGTGAAACACCGTATATACGGTGGAGCACCGATAAGGACGTGTTTGAGCGGAGTGGTAAGGAGTCATTTCAGGGTCAAGGATATGAGGGTCGCGTGGACGTTCCTGAGGACCAGCTGCTTAAAGGGGACTGTTCCTTGAAGTTAAAAAATCTGACGCTTGCAGATATGGGTGTGTACAAGAGCTACCAGGCAGTGAGACGCTTTAAAAGATCTGCTATTGTGCAAGAGAAATGGGAGCTGCTCAACAGCGTTGAGCTCTCAGTAAACG aaaagaaaacagctgAAAAGACGTTCCCTGAAATATTGGTTCCCACAG ATGATGCAGGAATGAACTGGCCTCACTCACTGGTCCTGGTCCTGTCtctcctgttttgttttctcttccaCTAG